TGTCACGCAGAACTTTGACAGCTTCGCCAAGAGTGTCTTGTGGCCGGATCGCAAAGAGGTCGCCACCTTTTGCATCCAGAACCCGCTGCACCGGAACCGTTGCCGCCGAAACATTCGTCTCCGTGGACTGGCTCATGGTCTTGGTTTTCTCTTCAGAATTCCGGTTGGGGGCTTGGTAGGATGCTGGCATCAATCGGCTCCTTGCGTGGCGTGAAATCAACAAGTATGCCTCCAGCTTAACCGCAGTTTTGCCGTTTGGGGATTTTTCTTTTGGCCGACTTCACACTCTCACCCGCTACAGCCACGTTGATTTTTGTGGTTGCGGTGCTTGCGGGTCACAGGTTCCGGCGCATTTGGAAAGACGAAGGCCCCCGCTGGCAACTTTGGGTGACGGGTCTTCTGGCGGCCGTTTGCTTGCTTACGGTCGCACTTCTTCCGCTAAATTCCTAAAGCGCCTGCAAAAGAAAAACGCCTGAATAATCAGGCGTTTTCGGCTTCCATCTGCTCCAGCATCTTGCGAGCCCTCGGGCATTGCAAGCGTTCTCTGAGCGGGCTGTCCGGATCAATATCCTTCGAGCAGACAACACATTTGTCCGAGCCGGAAATCGCGTTTAAACCGCCACAGCTTCCTTTGATCGTGCGTCCCTTGAAAATGACGCCGACAGCCATGCCCAGCGTCACGATCAAAAGAAAGAAGAAAGCCAGAATAAAGGTTTCCACGCGTCGTCCTCTTAGGAAATTGCCGCAAACTTGGAAGATGCGGACGTCACAAAGGCTTTTTCGGATTTGCTGGCGTCACGTTCAATGAACAAAACCGCGAGGTCATGGGTTTCTGCCACAGCCATCCCGCGTTCACGTCCCATAGCCAGAAGTCCGGTCGCCCAAGCGTCTGCCAACATGGCGTTCTCCGCCAAAACAGTTACCGACGCCGTGGTATGGGTCACCGGCTTGCCGGTGGTCGCATCGATGATGTGGGAGTATCGCACGCCATCTTCTTCAAAATAGTTGCGATAGTCGCCGGAGGTCGCCATGCCAAAGTTTGACACGCCCACCACCTTCTGGATACCGCCCGACAGCGCGTCGGGTGTCTCGATGGCAACCTGCCAGGCCATGCCCTCAGCATTTTTGCCTTTGGTCAGGATGTCGCCACCGATTTCGACCATGTAGTTCTCGATGCCGAAACGTTCCAGCGTTTCTCCAACCTTGTCGACGCCATACCCTTTGCCGATGGCGGACAAGTACATTTCGGCGTCTGGGTTCAGTTTCTCCAAGCCGGCGTTCGTCAAACGCAGGGAAGAACCCTGCCCTACTTTGTCCATCGCCGCTGCGATTTGCGCCTCAGTCGGAACGACACCGGGCTTGCCGTTGGCGCCAAAGCCCCAAACATCGATCAAAGGACCTACAGTCAGGTCAAACTGACCCTCTGTTGCTTCATGTACAGCGTTTGCAGCGTCCAGAAGTTCTGCCATCTCCGCCGAAACAGCAATCGGAGCGGTAGAGCGCGATGCGTTGATCTTGGAAATCTCGGACGCAGCATTCCAGTTCGACATCTGGATGTCTGTCTGTGCAAGTGATGCGTTGATCGCAGCTTGCAGAGCTTCCTGGCTGACTTTTTTCGCAGAATCGACCGCCACGACGTTATACGTGGTACCCATTGTCTCGCCGCTCAGGAGCATGTCCGCAGCGCCGCGTTTGCAGGCCGCCAGTGCGAGAGTCATAAAGATAAAGCTGCGTCGGGAGATAGATGTCATGGCAGGCACGTCACTGAAGGTTGAGGCATCACAAGTTGGTCCCGGACCCTATGTCCGGACACATTTGATGCGCGTTCTGAATTCGCGCGCACCCTATTTCTACCGCTTGCAAGAAACAATAGCAAAAACGTACGATAAAGACTGGTTGATCTGGGAAATCCGGCGTATACGCACTCAAAATCAAATTCACATACCCACTAAGCTAACGACAGGATGACATTGGCGTGCAGCATTTCGTGCTACGAAAAGGCCTGACTCTTCCAGTCACCGGGGCTCCCGGCGAAGGAATACATGAAGGTCCAGCAGTCAAGACCGTGGCGATCCTCGGCTCTGACTATATTGGATTGAAACCGCGAATCTCCGTGGCCGAAGGCGATGTCGTCGCCGCAGGCACGCCAGTTATGGCACACAAGGATTCGCCCGAGGCGGTTATCGTTTCTCCGGTTTCCGGCCGCGTCAAAGCAATCAACAGAGGCGCGCGGCGCAAGCTTCTCTCCATAGAGATTGAAGTCGACGCAAGTGCCGCCGAACCTGTCGACTTTTCCTCGGTAGGAGACACCAACACACGAAACGGCCTTGTGGAACGACTTTGCGCCGCTGGTCAGTGGGGCGCATTCCGCACCCGCCCCTACTCTAAAGTGCCGGCAACTGACGAGATTCCCTCGGCCATCTACATTAACGCAATGGACACCGAGCCACTCTCCGGCGATCCCGAGCCGATTATCGCGGAAGCGGCCGAAGCTTTTGTCATCGGTCTTGCGGCCATTGCGAAGCTCACAGATGGCAAGGCGTATCTGTGTCACGCCAAAGGCGCCAACATCCCGACGACTAATGGCATCGATGTCGCCACATTCGAAGGCCCACATCCGGCCGGTCTGTCCGGCACACACATGCATTTCCTCGAGCCGCCCACGGCATCCAAGTTTGTCTGGACGATTTCCTATCAGGATGTGATCGCCATTGGTCGACTGCTCGAATCCGGAAACGTGAGCGCGGAACGCGTCATCGCAGTGTGCGGCCCCTTGAGCGCCAACCCGCGTCTGGTCCGCACCCTTACCGGCGCCTCGATGGTCGACCTTACCGAAGGCGAAATTTCGGGTGACGCGCCTGTACGCCTCATATCCGGATCTATTCTCAGCGGCAAAGCTGGCGAACCGGTCGAAGCTTATCTTGGGCGCTACGCCCGGCAGCTAACGGTCATCGAAGAGGATCCCAAGCAGATCCCGATGGGCTGGATCCGCCCGATGCCGTCAAAATACTCTTTCTTGCCGGTTCTGGGGTCCGCGTTTTCCAAGAAGCTTTACCCGCTTACGTCCAACCTCAACGGGGGCCGACGTGCAATGGTTCCGCTCGGTACCTTCGAAGAACTGATGCCGCAGGATTTCCTGCCAACGCAGTTGTTGCGCGCGCTTCTGGTGATGGACACCGACGAGGCACAGAAACTCGGCGCGTTGGAACTGGATGAAGAAGATCTGGGTCTCGTAGGCTTCGCGTGCCCGGCCAAGTATGAATACGGCATCGCCCTGCGCGACAGCCTCACCAAGATTGAACGGGAGGGCTGACATGGGGTTGCGCAATTTCTTTGACCGCATCGAGCCGAATTTCGTCAAAGGCGGTAAGTACGAAAAGCTGTTCCCCATCTACGAGATGGTCGAAAGCTTCATCTACACGCCCAAGACCGTGACCACAGCCGCGCCTCACGCGCGGTCCTACGTCGACATGAAACGTATCATGACTTACGTCGTGATCGCGACGATCCCCTGTATCATCATGGGGCTCTATAACGTCGGTCTTCAGGTCAACTCTGCCTATGAAACGATCGATCCCACCGGCTGGCGGGCTTGGATCATTTCCACACTGGGCATCGGCTTCAATGCCGCAAACCCGCTCGCCAACTTTGCACATGGCCTGCTGTACTTCCTGCCTATTTACATCACCACGCTCGTCGTGGGCGGCATTTGGGAAGTGCTCTTCGCTACCGTCCGCGGGCACGAAGTGAACGAGGGCTTCCTCGTTACCTCCATGCTTTTCGCCCTCATTATGCCGCCCGCTGCGCCTCTTTGGCAGGTCGCACTGGGCATCAGCTTCGGGGTTGTGATCGGAAAAGAAGTCTTTGGCGGCACAGGCAAAAACTTCTTGAACCCGGCGCTTACGGGCCGTGCATTCCTGTATTTCGCTTATCCGGCCGATATGTCCGGTGACACGATCTGGACTCCGGTAGACGGCTTCTCCGGTGCGACAGCGCTTTCCGTAGGTGCCTCGCAGGGCTATCAGGAACTGCCCGCCAACGGCATGACATGGATGGATGCCTTTATCGGCACCGTCCAAGGCTCTATCGGCGAAGTTTCCGCGCTGGCCTGCCTCATCGGTTTGGCCTTCCTGCTGATCACTAAAATTGCCAACTGGCGTCTCGTCGTAGGCTGTATGGGTGGAATGATCGGCTTCTCCCTGCTGTTGAACCTGATCGGCTCCGATACAAACCCGATGTTTGCCATGCCGTGGTACTGGCACTTTGTGGTTGGCGGCTTCGCGTTTGGCCTCGTCTTCATGGTCACCGAGCCGGTATCCGCTTCTCACACAAACGCAGGACGCTACATCTACGGTGCACTGATCGGTTTCATGGTTGTGATGATCCGTGTCGTGAACCCGGCCTTCCCCGAAGGCATGATGCTCGCGATCCTTTTCGGCAACGTCTTTGCGCCGCTGATCGACTATTTTGTCGTGCAGGCCAACATCAAACGGAGGGCGCGTCGCAATGCCTGATAGCTCCCAAAACAAAGGGCCCATTGCCCGCTTTCTGGCCGCACCGCCCGATAGCGTAGGCAAAACGGTCTTCATCGCGGTCGCGCTTTGCCTTGTGGCTTCCATGATCGTGTCCGCGACTTCCGTCGCGCTGCGTCCGCTGCAAGAACAGAACAAACTCAAAGACAAGCAGGCCAATGTTCTGCAAGTCGCTGGTCTTTACGAAGACGGCATGGACGTGATCGAAGGTTTCTCGGTCTTTGAACCGCAGGTTCTTGAACTGGCAACCGGCGAGTTCACCGATGCTTTGGGTGACGCGGCAACATTCGATGACCGTGCCGCAGCGGCGGATCCGGAACTCTCTGTTCGCCTCACCGAAGACCCCGCCGGCATTGGCCGCCAATCCCGGTACGTGACTGTCTATTTGCTTCGCAACGATGACGGTTCTCTGGACAAGGTGATCTTGCCAATTCACGGCTATGGTCTCTGGTCAACGCTGTACGGCTTCATCGCGTTGGAAGAGAACGGAAACGACATCTTCGGCCTGCAGTTCTACGCCCATGGCGAAACTCCGGGATTGGGGGCCGAAATCGACAACCCACGCTGGAAGGCGCTTTGGAACGGCAAAAAACTCGCTGACGAAAGTGGCGAACTTCAGATCACCGTAGCCAAATCCGTTCCGCCCGCCGGTGCAGACTTCCATGTCGATGCACTCGCTGGTGCAACGCTGACCTC
This genomic window from Shimia isoporae contains:
- a CDS encoding Na(+)-translocating NADH-quinone reductase subunit A, with translation MQHFVLRKGLTLPVTGAPGEGIHEGPAVKTVAILGSDYIGLKPRISVAEGDVVAAGTPVMAHKDSPEAVIVSPVSGRVKAINRGARRKLLSIEIEVDASAAEPVDFSSVGDTNTRNGLVERLCAAGQWGAFRTRPYSKVPATDEIPSAIYINAMDTEPLSGDPEPIIAEAAEAFVIGLAAIAKLTDGKAYLCHAKGANIPTTNGIDVATFEGPHPAGLSGTHMHFLEPPTASKFVWTISYQDVIAIGRLLESGNVSAERVIAVCGPLSANPRLVRTLTGASMVDLTEGEISGDAPVRLISGSILSGKAGEPVEAYLGRYARQLTVIEEDPKQIPMGWIRPMPSKYSFLPVLGSAFSKKLYPLTSNLNGGRRAMVPLGTFEELMPQDFLPTQLLRALLVMDTDEAQKLGALELDEEDLGLVGFACPAKYEYGIALRDSLTKIEREG
- the nqrM gene encoding (Na+)-NQR maturation NqrM, with the translated sequence METFILAFFFLLIVTLGMAVGVIFKGRTIKGSCGGLNAISGSDKCVVCSKDIDPDSPLRERLQCPRARKMLEQMEAENA
- a CDS encoding NADH:ubiquinone reductase (Na(+)-transporting) subunit B; amino-acid sequence: MGLRNFFDRIEPNFVKGGKYEKLFPIYEMVESFIYTPKTVTTAAPHARSYVDMKRIMTYVVIATIPCIIMGLYNVGLQVNSAYETIDPTGWRAWIISTLGIGFNAANPLANFAHGLLYFLPIYITTLVVGGIWEVLFATVRGHEVNEGFLVTSMLFALIMPPAAPLWQVALGISFGVVIGKEVFGGTGKNFLNPALTGRAFLYFAYPADMSGDTIWTPVDGFSGATALSVGASQGYQELPANGMTWMDAFIGTVQGSIGEVSALACLIGLAFLLITKIANWRLVVGCMGGMIGFSLLLNLIGSDTNPMFAMPWYWHFVVGGFAFGLVFMVTEPVSASHTNAGRYIYGALIGFMVVMIRVVNPAFPEGMMLAILFGNVFAPLIDYFVVQANIKRRARRNA
- a CDS encoding Na(+)-translocating NADH-quinone reductase subunit C produces the protein MPDSSQNKGPIARFLAAPPDSVGKTVFIAVALCLVASMIVSATSVALRPLQEQNKLKDKQANVLQVAGLYEDGMDVIEGFSVFEPQVLELATGEFTDALGDAATFDDRAAAADPELSVRLTEDPAGIGRQSRYVTVYLLRNDDGSLDKVILPIHGYGLWSTLYGFIALEENGNDIFGLQFYAHGETPGLGAEIDNPRWKALWNGKKLADESGELQITVAKSVPPAGADFHVDALAGATLTSVGVDNLVRFWMGEAGYAPFLENLKSGDI
- a CDS encoding FAD:protein FMN transferase gives rise to the protein MTSISRRSFIFMTLALAACKRGAADMLLSGETMGTTYNVVAVDSAKKVSQEALQAAINASLAQTDIQMSNWNAASEISKINASRSTAPIAVSAEMAELLDAANAVHEATEGQFDLTVGPLIDVWGFGANGKPGVVPTEAQIAAAMDKVGQGSSLRLTNAGLEKLNPDAEMYLSAIGKGYGVDKVGETLERFGIENYMVEIGGDILTKGKNAEGMAWQVAIETPDALSGGIQKVVGVSNFGMATSGDYRNYFEEDGVRYSHIIDATTGKPVTHTTASVTVLAENAMLADAWATGLLAMGRERGMAVAETHDLAVLFIERDASKSEKAFVTSASSKFAAIS